A section of the Methanococcus vannielii SB genome encodes:
- a CDS encoding CatB-related O-acetyltransferase, protein MKLLKEDKEFPVKGHNIIREKIDNDLIEIGEYTYYAGYYEGKDFKECIMYLDEVDSGKDVDKLIIGKFCSIASGVKFIMGGNQGHRYDWISTYPLTLISDSPENLETEIPLGFKNKGNTVIGNDVWIGANVTIMPGVKIGDGAVIATESVVTKDVHAYGIFGGNPAKFIKNRFSNEKVELLLKTKWWNWPISKIKENISILMSDEFEKLKEISEI, encoded by the coding sequence ATTAAACTCCTTAAAGAAGATAAAGAGTTTCCAGTAAAAGGCCATAACATCATAAGGGAAAAAATAGATAATGACCTCATTGAAATCGGGGAATACACCTACTATGCAGGATACTACGAAGGAAAAGACTTTAAAGAATGCATAATGTACCTTGATGAAGTTGACAGCGGAAAAGATGTTGATAAACTGATTATTGGAAAATTTTGCAGTATTGCGTCGGGTGTTAAATTCATAATGGGTGGAAATCAGGGACATAGGTACGACTGGATTTCTACATACCCATTAACCTTAATTTCAGACTCTCCAGAAAACTTGGAAACTGAAATCCCGTTAGGATTTAAAAATAAAGGAAATACAGTAATTGGAAACGACGTCTGGATTGGGGCAAATGTAACTATTATGCCGGGCGTAAAAATTGGAGATGGTGCAGTAATTGCAACTGAAAGCGTTGTTACAAAAGATGTGCATGCTTATGGAATTTTTGGTGGAAATCCTGCCAAATTCATCAAAAATAGATTTAGTAATGAAAAAGTCGAACTTCTATTAAAGACAAAGTGGTGGAACTGGCCAATTTCAAAAATTAAAGAAAATATTTCGATTTTAATGAGCGATGAATTTGAAAAATTAAAAGAAATTTCTGAAATTTAA
- a CDS encoding TIGR00269 family protein: protein MECKKCKSPSIYHQKHSGKHFCKECFINDITKKVRKTLGRNIIKNNVKIGIGLSGGKDSLVMAHLLSEFFKPIPNAKLIGLMVDEGIDGFRTDGINNAIDFCNEYDIEYKVVHFKDYIETDLDTIVKLAKEKNLTMNPCSFCGVIRRKILNKIAIIEKCDYLAIGHNLDDISQAVMMNYIEGNIKKLAVLGKDSKNSKFVKRIKPLEKIPEDEVLLFADFLKLKYHKAPCPYSSLSYRSEISEITDQLEENHPGAKYSIVKGFERLLEYLNVPEEVGVCKICGDASSRDICKVCTYLKELEILEKSKF from the coding sequence ATGGAATGCAAAAAATGTAAAAGTCCGTCTATATATCATCAAAAACATTCTGGAAAACACTTCTGTAAGGAATGTTTTATAAACGATATAACTAAAAAGGTTCGAAAAACCCTTGGAAGAAATATTATTAAAAACAACGTAAAAATTGGAATTGGATTAAGTGGTGGAAAAGATAGCTTAGTAATGGCACACCTATTAAGTGAATTTTTTAAACCTATTCCAAATGCAAAATTAATTGGATTAATGGTTGATGAAGGAATTGACGGATTTAGAACTGATGGAATTAATAACGCAATAGATTTTTGTAACGAATATGATATTGAATATAAAGTAGTTCATTTTAAAGATTATATTGAAACGGATTTAGATACAATTGTTAAATTGGCGAAAGAAAAAAATTTAACAATGAACCCGTGTTCATTTTGTGGAGTAATTCGAAGAAAAATATTAAATAAAATAGCAATAATTGAAAAATGCGATTACCTTGCAATTGGCCATAACTTAGACGATATTTCACAAGCAGTCATGATGAACTACATTGAAGGAAACATTAAAAAACTAGCAGTTTTAGGAAAAGATTCTAAAAATTCTAAATTTGTAAAACGTATAAAACCTTTAGAAAAAATACCTGAAGATGAAGTATTACTTTTTGCAGATTTTTTAAAACTAAAATATCATAAAGCACCTTGCCCATATTCAAGTTTATCGTATAGATCGGAAATTTCTGAAATTACAGATCAACTTGAAGAAAATCATCCTGGAGCAAAATATTCAATAGTTAAAGGCTTTGAAAGACTTTTAGAATATTTAAATGTTCCAGAAGAAGTTGGAGTATGTAAAATATGTGGCGATGCTTCTTCAAGAGATATTTGTAAAGTTTGTACTTATTTAAAAGAACTTGAAATTTTAGAAAAGTCTAAGTTTTAA
- a CDS encoding MoaD/ThiS family protein, with amino-acid sequence MLLTVKFFAKCREIHGNGLIISTDLEKLKISDLIEILSDNYNINLKEEFKNGKIIVSKDFEIVSANDILTKDSEIGIYPPVSGG; translated from the coding sequence ATGTTACTTACAGTAAAATTTTTTGCAAAATGTAGGGAAATTCATGGAAATGGGCTTATTATATCTACGGATTTGGAAAAATTAAAAATTTCCGATTTAATTGAAATTTTATCGGATAACTACAACATTAATTTAAAAGAAGAATTTAAAAATGGAAAAATAATTGTTTCAAAGGACTTTGAAATAGTTTCTGCAAATGATATTCTTACTAAAGATTCCGAAATTGGGATATATCCTCCAGTTTCAGGCGGATAA
- a CDS encoding 4Fe-4S binding protein: MKKRVFYWISGNNVREPVVSLVVLETGAMVNILKAKMEPREGFLILEVTGSELQVDSAITILKKYGEAEDIPKIIQKDDNLCIDCGSCVVHCPVGALSVDSDYKILLDEDECIGCKNCAKVCPVNAIKVFEI; this comes from the coding sequence TTGAAAAAAAGGGTATTTTACTGGATATCTGGAAATAATGTTCGTGAACCTGTAGTTTCACTAGTTGTATTGGAAACTGGTGCAATGGTTAACATACTAAAGGCAAAAATGGAACCAAGGGAGGGATTTTTAATCCTTGAAGTAACCGGTTCAGAGTTGCAAGTTGATTCTGCAATAACCATTTTGAAAAAATACGGGGAAGCAGAAGACATTCCAAAAATTATTCAAAAAGACGATAATTTATGTATTGATTGTGGCTCATGCGTAGTACACTGTCCTGTTGGTGCACTTTCAGTTGATTCTGATTATAAAATATTGCTAGATGAAGATGAGTGTATAGGGTGTAAAAACTGTGCAAAAGTATGCCCTGTAAATGCCATTAAAGTCTTTGAAATTTAA
- a CDS encoding homocysteine biosynthesis protein gives MKTVFEINEKIRNNNAVVVTAEEMISIVDELGAEKAALEVDVVTTGTFGAMCSSGAFLNFGHSDPPIKMYRTLINGVEAYSGVAAVDAYMGATQVNSDDDIDIAYGGAHVLEDLVAGKEVELVAEGYTTDCYPRKKVATTITIDDLNQAILINPRNCYQSYNGATNSTEEKLYTYMGALLPEYGNLNYSGAGQLNPMQNDYNRETKTYNTLGMGTRIFLGGAEGYIIGAGTQHSPNNAFGTMMVKGNLKEMNIKYLRGATIPKYGCTLFMGIGVPIPVLNAEIAKACAIKDEDIQIPVLDYGVPRRSRPTVGTINYNEARTGKVKLEVEVSGKKVEKTIKTASVSSYKVSREISKELQDWILNGEFMLTERLEPLEKYAPKPMKAKMKLVKDILSRPAVVGTIKMSITEASRILIENNINHLPIVDEKEMLSGIITSWDIAKAMAQDIGSISEIMTKSVLCATPDETIDMAARKMSRNNISGLPIVDSNNMVVGVVSAEDISKLIGRTGLNKI, from the coding sequence TTGAAGACTGTTTTTGAAATTAACGAGAAAATAAGAAATAATAATGCAGTAGTTGTAACTGCAGAAGAGATGATAAGCATCGTAGATGAACTAGGTGCGGAAAAAGCAGCATTGGAAGTTGATGTGGTAACTACTGGGACATTTGGTGCAATGTGTTCTAGCGGGGCATTTTTAAACTTTGGACATTCAGATCCTCCGATAAAAATGTATCGAACACTTATAAATGGGGTTGAAGCGTATTCTGGGGTTGCTGCAGTTGATGCATATATGGGGGCAACCCAAGTAAATTCTGACGATGATATAGACATAGCCTATGGTGGAGCACACGTTCTTGAAGACCTTGTTGCAGGAAAAGAAGTTGAATTGGTTGCGGAAGGATATACTACTGACTGCTATCCTCGAAAAAAAGTAGCAACAACTATAACGATTGATGACTTAAATCAAGCAATCTTAATAAATCCAAGAAACTGCTATCAGTCATATAATGGCGCTACAAATAGCACAGAAGAAAAATTATATACCTACATGGGAGCACTACTTCCAGAATACGGGAATTTAAATTATTCTGGCGCAGGCCAACTAAATCCTATGCAAAATGACTACAATAGGGAAACAAAAACGTACAATACATTGGGTATGGGTACAAGAATATTTTTGGGTGGTGCAGAAGGTTACATTATTGGGGCAGGAACCCAGCATAGCCCAAACAATGCATTTGGAACAATGATGGTTAAAGGAAATTTAAAGGAAATGAATATTAAATATTTAAGGGGGGCAACAATTCCAAAATATGGATGCACCCTTTTCATGGGCATAGGTGTTCCAATTCCAGTATTAAATGCAGAGATTGCGAAAGCATGTGCAATAAAAGATGAAGATATTCAAATTCCAGTACTTGATTATGGAGTACCTAGAAGAAGTAGGCCTACTGTTGGAACTATAAACTATAACGAAGCAAGAACTGGAAAAGTAAAACTTGAAGTAGAAGTTTCGGGTAAAAAAGTTGAAAAAACAATTAAAACTGCTTCAGTTTCAAGTTACAAGGTTTCAAGAGAAATTTCAAAAGAACTTCAGGATTGGATTTTAAATGGGGAATTCATGTTAACTGAAAGGCTTGAACCGTTAGAAAAATACGCTCCAAAACCTATGAAAGCAAAAATGAAGCTTGTAAAAGATATATTAAGTAGGCCCGCAGTTGTGGGAACAATAAAAATGTCAATTACCGAAGCTTCAAGGATATTAATTGAAAATAACATTAATCACTTACCGATTGTGGATGAAAAAGAAATGCTTTCAGGTATAATTACTTCATGGGACATAGCAAAGGCAATGGCTCAAGATATTGGTTCAATTTCTGAAATAATGACTAAAAGCGTACTTTGTGCAACACCAGATGAAACAATAGACATGGCTGCAAGAAAAATGAGTAGAAATAACATTTCAGGACTCCCGATTGTTGATTCAAATAATATGGTGGTAGGAGTTGTATCTGCAGAAGATATATCAAAACTTATTGGAAGAACAGGATTAAATAAAATTTAA
- a CDS encoding DNA-directed RNA polymerase subunit H, with product MKVSSHEMVPEHEIIPGDEIPFLLEKYGIKIQQFPKLLISDPLVIEVGAKVGDIVKITRKSQTAGETVYFRLVVSNSV from the coding sequence GTGAAAGTATCCTCACATGAAATGGTTCCGGAACATGAAATTATCCCAGGAGACGAGATTCCCTTTTTACTCGAAAAGTACGGTATAAAAATACAACAATTTCCAAAGTTATTGATTAGTGACCCGCTGGTTATTGAAGTCGGTGCAAAAGTTGGAGACATTGTAAAAATAACTCGAAAGAGTCAGACTGCAGGCGAAACAGTTTACTTTAGATTAGTTGTATCCAATTCAGTTTAG
- a CDS encoding DNA-directed RNA polymerase subunit B'' — protein sequence MESRVIVDAFFRENSLVKHHIDSYDDFVENKIQGIIDEVTGVETEIKGGYKVSFGKVRVTKPINKEADGSVKEITPMEARIRNLAYSAPLYLEMIPLIGEGDEEKTLSPIEVYIGELPVMLGAKICHLSGKSEEDMINYGEDPKDPLGYFIVNGSEKAVVAQEDLIPNRILCEKVEKNNKIVDIAKVFSTRHGFRALCTVERSPDGLLNVSFPGMPSTIPLVILMRALGAESDREIMELISDEPTVVMQLVANLQEAREEHGINTTEDALEHIGKRVAPGQPKEYKLKRAETILCNYLLPHMGIESEKLGAKCKYLGRMAKNSIELYLGSRVEDDKDHYANKRLKLAGDLMEDLFRHSFNQLIKDIKYQLERQAIRNKEPSIQAAVRSDVLTERMRHAMATGNWVGGRTGVSQLLDRTSYLATVSQLRRVVSPLSRSQPHFEARDLHATQWGKICPSETPEGPNCGLVKNLAVMCKVTTDEEDEGIIQLIKEIGLSKDI from the coding sequence ATGGAGTCCCGTGTTATTGTAGATGCATTTTTTAGAGAAAACAGTCTGGTTAAACACCATATTGATTCTTATGACGATTTTGTTGAAAACAAGATTCAAGGAATCATTGATGAGGTAACTGGCGTTGAAACGGAAATCAAAGGAGGTTATAAGGTATCCTTTGGAAAAGTAAGGGTAACTAAACCCATAAATAAAGAAGCAGATGGTTCAGTAAAAGAAATAACGCCAATGGAAGCAAGAATTAGAAATCTTGCATACTCTGCGCCCCTCTACCTTGAAATGATACCTTTAATTGGTGAAGGTGATGAAGAAAAAACACTTTCACCAATTGAAGTTTATATTGGAGAACTTCCAGTAATGCTCGGTGCAAAAATCTGTCATCTCTCTGGAAAAAGCGAAGAGGACATGATTAACTATGGTGAAGATCCAAAAGACCCATTAGGTTATTTTATTGTTAATGGTTCAGAAAAAGCTGTTGTTGCCCAGGAAGATTTGATTCCAAACAGAATCCTCTGTGAAAAGGTTGAAAAAAACAACAAAATTGTTGATATTGCAAAAGTATTTTCAACTAGACATGGGTTTAGGGCGTTATGTACTGTTGAAAGAAGTCCAGATGGACTTTTAAACGTATCTTTCCCAGGTATGCCAAGCACTATTCCGTTAGTTATACTAATGAGGGCACTTGGTGCGGAATCTGACCGGGAAATTATGGAATTAATTTCAGACGAGCCTACTGTAGTCATGCAGTTAGTTGCAAACTTACAGGAAGCTAGAGAAGAACATGGGATAAACACAACTGAAGATGCACTTGAACATATCGGAAAAAGAGTTGCTCCAGGACAGCCAAAAGAATACAAATTAAAAAGAGCTGAAACAATTCTATGTAATTATTTGTTGCCACATATGGGAATTGAATCTGAAAAATTAGGTGCTAAATGTAAATACCTTGGAAGAATGGCTAAAAATTCAATAGAACTTTATTTAGGTTCAAGAGTTGAAGACGATAAAGATCATTATGCAAACAAGAGATTGAAATTAGCAGGAGACTTGATGGAAGACTTATTTAGACATTCATTCAACCAGTTAATTAAAGATATTAAATACCAGCTTGAAAGACAGGCAATAAGAAATAAAGAACCTTCTATTCAAGCGGCAGTTAGAAGCGATGTGTTAACTGAAAGAATGAGACATGCAATGGCTACAGGAAACTGGGTAGGTGGAAGAACAGGGGTATCCCAGCTTCTTGATAGGACTAGTTATCTTGCAACAGTATCCCAATTGAGAAGAGTTGTATCACCACTATCCCGATCACAACCTCACTTCGAAGCAAGAGACTTGCACGCAACTCAATGGGGTAAAATTTGCCCATCAGAAACACCGGAAGGTCCAAACTGTGGTCTGGTTAAAAATCTTGCGGTAATGTGTAAAGTAACTACTGATGAAGAAGATGAAGGTATTATTCAATTAATAAAAGAAATTGGACTTTCAAAAGACATTTAA
- the rpoB gene encoding DNA-directed RNA polymerase subunit B, producing the protein MEKQANVYVNGKLIDTSKDPENLVKSLRIQRRSGKLSPNTSISFNEESNDIHISTDGGRAVRPLVVVENGFSKLTNELLEKVNNNELTFEYLVKTGVIEFLDAEEEENARIAMYNDEITFENTHVEIDPLVILGIGAGVAPYPEHNSAPRITMAAAMGKQSLGIPMANIKWRMDTRGHLLHYPQVPLVRTKHQEILGFDKRPAGQNFVVAVMSYEGYNMEDAFVINKASLERGLGRSTFFRSYESFEKRYPGGQLDKFEVPEKGVRGYRAEEAYRNLGDDGLIDLESEVRSGDVILGKTSPPRFLEEQEITLQTKSQRRDTSVTIRHGEEGVVDLVILSETKEGNRLGKVRVRDLRVPEFGDKFASRHGQKGVIGLVVPQEDLPFTEDGVIPDLIINPHAIPSRMTIGQVLEMIGGKVGSLECRRVDGTIFSGEGEWALRHALENYGFTHSGKETMYDGKTGRKLECEIFVGVAYYQKLHHLVAGKIHARSRGPIQVLTRQPTEGRAREGGLRFGEMERDVLVAHGAALLLKERLLDESDPHEDYVCAKCGEIAIFDYKRGMKFCPVCGESEDIQDNRKIPPVKIAYAFKLLLDELKSMGIDPKLKLKDRA; encoded by the coding sequence TTGGAAAAACAGGCAAACGTTTACGTCAATGGGAAATTGATAGATACTTCAAAAGACCCTGAAAACCTCGTTAAATCATTAAGGATACAGAGAAGAAGCGGAAAATTATCTCCAAACACATCTATTTCATTTAATGAAGAAAGTAACGATATTCATATATCAACCGATGGCGGTAGGGCTGTAAGGCCGCTAGTGGTAGTTGAAAACGGGTTTTCAAAATTAACAAACGAACTTTTAGAAAAAGTTAATAATAATGAACTTACTTTTGAATACCTTGTAAAAACGGGCGTTATTGAGTTTTTAGATGCTGAAGAAGAAGAAAACGCAAGAATTGCAATGTACAATGACGAAATTACTTTTGAAAATACGCATGTTGAAATTGACCCACTTGTAATTTTAGGTATCGGTGCAGGTGTTGCACCTTATCCTGAACATAACTCAGCCCCAAGGATTACGATGGCTGCTGCAATGGGTAAACAATCATTAGGAATTCCAATGGCGAATATAAAGTGGAGAATGGATACAAGGGGACATCTACTTCACTACCCTCAAGTTCCATTGGTTAGAACAAAACACCAGGAAATATTAGGATTTGATAAAAGGCCTGCGGGACAAAATTTCGTTGTAGCAGTTATGAGTTACGAAGGATACAACATGGAAGATGCATTCGTAATTAATAAAGCATCTCTTGAAAGGGGCCTTGGAAGGAGTACATTTTTTAGAAGTTATGAAAGCTTTGAAAAAAGATACCCTGGTGGACAACTTGATAAATTCGAAGTTCCTGAAAAGGGCGTTAGGGGATATAGGGCTGAAGAAGCATACCGAAATTTGGGAGATGATGGTTTAATAGACTTAGAATCTGAAGTAAGGTCTGGAGATGTAATATTGGGAAAAACTTCACCTCCAAGGTTTTTAGAAGAACAAGAAATAACCCTTCAAACAAAATCACAGAGAAGAGACACATCCGTTACAATTAGACACGGTGAAGAAGGAGTAGTTGACCTCGTAATTTTAAGTGAAACTAAGGAAGGAAATAGACTTGGAAAAGTTAGAGTTAGAGATTTAAGAGTTCCCGAATTTGGAGATAAATTTGCTTCAAGACACGGACAAAAAGGAGTTATAGGGCTCGTTGTACCCCAGGAAGATTTACCATTTACCGAAGATGGAGTAATTCCTGATTTAATTATTAACCCACACGCAATTCCCTCAAGAATGACTATTGGACAGGTTCTTGAAATGATTGGCGGTAAAGTTGGTTCATTAGAATGTAGACGAGTTGACGGAACTATATTCAGTGGTGAAGGAGAATGGGCTCTAAGACATGCTCTTGAAAACTACGGGTTTACACATAGTGGTAAAGAAACTATGTATGATGGAAAAACAGGCCGAAAATTAGAATGTGAAATATTTGTTGGAGTTGCATATTACCAAAAACTACACCACCTTGTTGCAGGGAAAATCCACGCAAGAAGTAGGGGCCCAATTCAAGTCCTTACACGGCAACCTACTGAAGGTAGAGCTAGGGAAGGAGGTCTCAGGTTTGGAGAAATGGAGAGAGACGTTCTTGTTGCCCACGGTGCTGCACTACTACTTAAAGAAAGATTACTCGATGAATCAGACCCGCATGAAGATTATGTATGTGCAAAGTGTGGTGAAATCGCAATCTTTGATTACAAAAGAGGCATGAAATTCTGTCCAGTATGTGGCGAATCAGAAGACATTCAGGATAATAGAAAAATTCCGCCTGTAAAAATTGCTTATGCATTCAAATTACTATTGGATGAACTTAAGAGTATGGGAATCGATCCAAAATTAAAATTAAAAGATAGAGCATAA
- the rpoA1 gene encoding DNA-directed RNA polymerase subunit A': MDRFDVPKEIGDITFGLLSPEQIRTMSVAKIVTADTYDDDGYPIDGGLMDTRLGVIDPGLVCKSCSGRVGTCPGHFGHIELSKSVIHIGFAKDIYKLLKAVCPHCGKVTVTEIKRDEYLEKMLKLEEDGGDPWTLSDDLLKEAAKSSVCPSCGEVKYDIKYDKPTTYHQLDGKSQKQLTSSEVREILEKIPNEDCKLLGINSRVARPEYMVLTVLPVPPVTVRPSITLESGERSEDDLTHKLVDIIRINQRLEENINGGAPNLIIEDLWDLLQYHINTYFDNEAPGIPPARHRSGRPLRTLAQRLKGKEGRFRHNLAGKRVNFSARTVISPDPRLSINEVGIPELIAKELTVPEKVTPYNIERIRKLIENGSDKHPGVNYVIKKVKTKDGKEEEYKIKITDTNKKMWVENIVDGMVVERHLGDGDVVLYNRQPSLHRMSIMAHKVKVLPYRTFRHNLCVCPPYNADFDGDEMNVHVPQSEEARAEAETLMLVEKHIISPRYGGPIIGAIHDFVSGAYVLTSSNFIKDEALTLLKSSGFGSELGEPDFVENGIEYYSGKSLFSKTLPKGLNLQYKAKVCKKCVQCKREECENDAFVIIRNGRLVQGVIDKNGFGAETGVVLNTIVKDFGSEDARTFLDSATKMSVKSMMLRGFTTGIDDEDIPSEAIQEIQDLLDKAESDVQEIVERYEGGTLDPLPGRGIEESREAYIMQILGKARDDTGKVAEKYLSKENHAALMARTGARGSLLNITMMAASVGQQSVRGGRVFRGYRGRTLPHFGEGSLDAKSHGFVRSCYKKGLAPTEYFFHAMGGREGLVDQAVRTAQSGYMQRRLVNALQDIKAEYDGTVRDSRGIIVQFNYGEDLVDPSKADHGKGVDLDKVFTKVISKYEN, from the coding sequence ATGGATAGATTTGATGTTCCAAAGGAAATCGGAGATATTACATTTGGATTGCTCTCTCCAGAACAGATAAGGACAATGTCTGTTGCAAAAATCGTTACAGCAGATACTTATGATGACGATGGATATCCAATTGATGGCGGACTAATGGATACAAGATTAGGTGTTATTGACCCAGGTTTAGTTTGTAAAAGTTGTAGTGGGAGAGTTGGAACGTGTCCAGGGCATTTTGGACATATTGAGCTTTCAAAATCAGTTATTCATATTGGTTTTGCAAAAGATATTTATAAACTTTTAAAAGCAGTTTGTCCACACTGCGGTAAAGTTACGGTTACCGAAATAAAACGGGATGAATATTTAGAAAAAATGCTAAAACTTGAAGAAGACGGTGGAGACCCATGGACTCTTTCCGATGACCTGCTAAAAGAAGCTGCAAAAAGTAGTGTTTGCCCTTCCTGCGGTGAAGTAAAATATGATATAAAATATGACAAACCAACTACCTACCACCAGTTAGACGGTAAATCACAAAAACAGCTTACATCATCAGAAGTAAGGGAAATTTTAGAAAAAATTCCAAATGAAGACTGTAAACTTCTTGGAATAAATTCAAGAGTTGCAAGACCTGAATACATGGTTTTAACTGTACTTCCAGTCCCCCCGGTAACGGTTAGGCCCTCTATAACGCTAGAAAGTGGTGAAAGAAGTGAAGATGATTTAACCCACAAGTTAGTTGATATCATTAGAATTAACCAGCGTTTAGAAGAAAACATCAACGGTGGTGCTCCAAACTTAATTATTGAAGACTTATGGGATCTTTTACAGTACCACATAAATACGTACTTTGATAACGAAGCACCAGGTATCCCTCCAGCAAGGCACAGAAGTGGAAGGCCACTTAGAACTCTTGCTCAAAGATTAAAAGGAAAAGAAGGAAGATTTAGACACAATTTAGCTGGTAAAAGGGTAAACTTTTCAGCTAGAACTGTTATTTCACCAGACCCAAGACTTAGTATTAATGAAGTTGGAATTCCAGAATTAATTGCAAAAGAACTAACGGTTCCAGAAAAGGTTACGCCATATAACATTGAAAGAATCAGAAAATTAATTGAAAATGGTTCTGATAAACATCCTGGTGTAAACTACGTAATTAAGAAAGTTAAAACTAAAGATGGTAAAGAAGAAGAATATAAGATTAAAATTACTGACACCAACAAAAAAATGTGGGTAGAAAATATTGTTGATGGAATGGTCGTTGAAAGACATTTGGGGGATGGTGACGTCGTTTTATATAACCGACAGCCATCTTTACACAGGATGTCTATCATGGCACACAAAGTAAAAGTTCTCCCATATAGGACTTTTAGGCACAACCTTTGTGTATGTCCGCCATATAACGCAGACTTTGACGGTGACGAAATGAACGTTCACGTTCCACAGTCTGAGGAAGCAAGAGCGGAAGCTGAAACACTAATGCTTGTTGAAAAACATATTATTTCCCCAAGATACGGTGGACCAATTATCGGTGCAATTCACGACTTCGTTTCGGGAGCATATGTTCTTACAAGTTCGAATTTTATAAAAGATGAAGCATTAACTCTTCTTAAAAGTTCAGGATTTGGTTCAGAACTTGGAGAGCCGGACTTTGTTGAAAATGGAATAGAATACTACAGCGGAAAATCATTATTTAGTAAAACTCTTCCAAAAGGACTAAATTTACAGTACAAAGCTAAAGTCTGTAAAAAGTGTGTTCAATGTAAAAGGGAAGAATGTGAAAACGATGCGTTTGTTATTATTAGAAATGGCAGACTAGTTCAAGGAGTAATCGATAAAAACGGTTTTGGTGCGGAAACAGGTGTCGTTTTAAACACAATCGTTAAAGACTTTGGTTCAGAAGATGCAAGAACATTCCTTGATTCAGCAACGAAAATGTCAGTAAAATCGATGATGTTAAGGGGATTTACAACCGGGATTGACGATGAAGATATTCCTTCTGAAGCTATTCAAGAAATTCAAGATTTATTGGACAAAGCAGAAAGTGACGTTCAGGAAATCGTTGAAAGATATGAAGGTGGAACGCTAGATCCACTTCCAGGAAGAGGCATTGAAGAATCAAGGGAAGCCTACATCATGCAAATTCTTGGTAAGGCAAGAGACGATACAGGTAAAGTTGCAGAAAAATACTTAAGTAAAGAAAATCATGCTGCCTTGATGGCAAGAACCGGTGCAAGAGGGTCTCTTCTTAACATTACTATGATGGCCGCAAGTGTCGGTCAGCAGTCTGTTAGAGGGGGCAGGGTATTTAGAGGATACCGTGGAAGGACGCTCCCCCACTTTGGAGAGGGAAGTTTAGATGCAAAATCACACGGGTTTGTTAGAAGTTGCTATAAAAAAGGATTAGCGCCTACAGAATACTTTTTCCACGCAATGGGTGGTAGAGAAGGTTTAGTTGACCAAGCAGTAAGAACTGCACAGTCAGGTTACATGCAGAGAAGGCTTGTAAATGCATTACAGGATATAAAAGCAGAATATGATGGTACTGTAAGGGATTCACGAGGAATTATTGTTCAATTTAATTACGGGGAAGATTTAGTAGATCCTTCAAAAGCAGACCACGGAAAAGGCGTAGATTTAGATAAAGTATTTACAAAAGTCATTTCAAAATATGAAAATTAA